One segment of Thermodesulfobacteriota bacterium DNA contains the following:
- the mqnE gene encoding aminofutalosine synthase MqnE, protein MEGVLDRIGTLCRDKSLLPILKKVENGERLSFEDGLKILETQDLNAVGMMANYVKRKREGEKVYFVVNRHVNPTNICAISCKFCAFGVTKKSAYAYELSHEQILSMLNEEIREVHIVGGLHPDWRFEHYLGIVKLIKDAFPNTHVKAFTAVEIDWFTEISGKSIEEVLVTLKETGVDALTGGGAEILHPDVRKKICAPKTVATRWEEIHKIAHKLGIPTNATILYGHIEEPFHVVDHLERLRRIEDESPGFFAFIPVLFQPENTALKKQVKFVPGSYDLKIHALARLYLDNFPHIKSYWITLGEKLAQVALHYGASDADGTIMREKIIHDAGAPSEVGHSRDFMVNMIKNAGYIPVERDALYNVVRVYN, encoded by the coding sequence ATGGAAGGAGTATTGGACAGAATAGGAACCCTTTGCCGGGATAAATCCCTTCTACCGATCCTGAAAAAAGTCGAAAATGGAGAGCGCCTGAGCTTTGAGGACGGGCTAAAGATCCTGGAAACCCAGGACCTGAATGCGGTGGGGATGATGGCGAATTATGTGAAGAGAAAGAGGGAAGGGGAGAAGGTTTATTTCGTCGTAAACCGTCACGTTAACCCCACCAACATCTGTGCCATCTCCTGTAAATTCTGCGCCTTTGGGGTAACCAAAAAATCTGCCTATGCTTATGAATTAAGCCATGAGCAAATACTGTCAATGCTGAATGAAGAGATAAGAGAGGTGCATATCGTCGGCGGTCTCCATCCCGACTGGAGGTTTGAGCATTATCTGGGAATTGTGAAGCTCATTAAAGATGCGTTTCCAAACACTCACGTGAAAGCGTTCACCGCAGTGGAGATTGACTGGTTCACGGAGATAAGCGGGAAGAGCATCGAAGAGGTATTGGTAACGCTCAAAGAAACCGGAGTGGATGCCCTCACCGGCGGTGGCGCCGAGATCCTTCATCCCGATGTTAGAAAGAAGATATGTGCGCCAAAAACCGTTGCCACCAGGTGGGAAGAGATACACAAGATCGCTCACAAGCTGGGCATACCTACCAATGCCACAATCTTGTATGGACATATAGAGGAGCCTTTTCATGTCGTCGACCATTTGGAGAGGCTAAGAAGAATCGAAGATGAATCCCCGGGATTCTTTGCTTTCATACCGGTTTTATTCCAGCCTGAGAACACTGCACTCAAGAAACAGGTGAAATTCGTCCCCGGGTCTTATGACCTGAAAATACACGCGCTTGCCCGCCTTTATCTGGACAACTTTCCGCACATTAAATCCTACTGGATAACCCTCGGCGAAAAACTGGCCCAGGTCGCCCTTCACTACGGAGCCAGCGATGCTGACGGCACCATCATGAGAGAGAAGATAATCCACGATGCCGGCGCCCCGTCCGAGGTCGGCCACAGCCGGGATTTCATGGTTAACATGATAAAAAACGCCGGCTACATCCCGGTGGAAAGAGACGCCCTTTACAACGTGGTGAGGGTGTATAACTAG
- a CDS encoding DUF2845 domain-containing protein, whose product MKGIFCISIILTLLIPALNTAHAFTCGKKFFSKGDLSFQVLIDCGEPVIREVIGYTLTPDQRREMVIERWVYGPVKGFYQVLIFEGGVLIKEEKIINK is encoded by the coding sequence ATGAAAGGGATATTTTGCATAAGCATTATACTTACCCTTCTAATTCCTGCTCTGAATACTGCTCATGCATTTACCTGCGGTAAGAAATTCTTTTCAAAGGGTGACCTCAGTTTTCAGGTTCTGATAGATTGCGGCGAACCGGTCATAAGGGAGGTAATAGGATACACCCTGACCCCGGACCAGAGAAGGGAAATGGTAATAGAGAGATGGGTGTATGGGCCGGTGAAGGGATTCTATCAGGTTCTCATCTTTGAGGGTGGAGTGTTGATAAAGGAAGAAAAGATTATTAATAAATAA
- a CDS encoding antitoxin, giving the protein MRKEYDFTKSIKNPYSKKLKKQVTILLENEIIDYFKKLAAETDIPYQKLINLFLRECAGKKLKPAVSWEETKD; this is encoded by the coding sequence ATGAGGAAAGAATACGATTTTACAAAATCTATAAAAAACCCTTACTCTAAAAAACTCAAGAAACAAGTCACCATACTGCTCGAAAATGAGATCATAGATTACTTTAAGAAGCTCGCCGCAGAAACGGATATACCCTATCAGAAGTTGATCAATCTATTCCTGAGAGAATGCGCCGGAAAAAAATTGAAACCCGCTGTTAGCTGGGAGGAAACGAAGGATTGA
- a CDS encoding OsmC family protein, with translation MKSEELRSLQAPLKERYKEHPEAALITLKAQGRIGEGITCRVETGKALVEAGLHPATGGNGLAACSGDMLLEALVACAGVTLNAVATALGIELRKGTVSAEGDLDFRGTLGVSKEAPVGFKNIRLHFDLDTNASPEQLTSLLRLTERYCVVYQTLRGTPDIKITHQVAA, from the coding sequence ATGAAATCAGAAGAACTAAGGTCATTACAGGCTCCGTTAAAAGAGCGTTATAAAGAACACCCCGAGGCTGCGCTTATCACCCTGAAAGCCCAGGGCCGCATCGGCGAGGGTATTACCTGCAGAGTTGAGACAGGAAAAGCGCTGGTAGAAGCAGGGCTTCATCCGGCGACAGGAGGCAATGGTCTCGCTGCGTGCTCGGGAGACATGTTGCTCGAGGCGCTTGTGGCCTGCGCCGGCGTGACCTTGAACGCAGTAGCTACAGCCTTAGGTATAGAGCTACGCAAAGGAACTGTCAGTGCCGAGGGTGACTTGGATTTTCGAGGGACGCTGGGCGTATCCAAAGAAGCTCCGGTTGGGTTCAAGAATATCCGGCTCCATTTCGACCTGGATACCAATGCCTCTCCGGAGCAATTGACATCTCTCCTTAGATTGACGGAGAGATATTGTGTCGTGTATCAAACACTGCGCGGCACGCCTGATATCAAAATTACTCACCAGGTTGCGGCGTGA
- a CDS encoding FAD-dependent oxidoreductase, producing the protein MAKLKKVVIVGGGVGGLTTALALRRAGVEVEVYEKRTKLQQQATGFTIWSYAIGHLMSQGLEKEMLDSFGAAIERTEIRNQEGRLIEMMPVGEVSRKLGAPSYDMLRAGLLSSLVNLIGDAGTVKMGSECVGIEQDEGTATAVLADGSHATGDLVIGADGIHSVVRTHVSGKARLSYSGYSAIVAVIPFRHPLLPDGHHVEIWGRGAKAGVADVGNGQIRWYLTHKFPAGKDLSANKKEILERIKDWYELLIAAVNSTEDSELVHTEAWDLEPLKTWVKGRVVLLGDAAHATTPFAAMGANITIEDSIRLAELLTSELSLDDALKAFQEHRKKRTEDVVKKSRMMAKITQVHSPILAWLRDQAFLHMPPEKMEQVAREMASGEG; encoded by the coding sequence ATGGCTAAACTAAAAAAGGTGGTCATAGTAGGAGGCGGCGTTGGCGGTCTGACCACTGCGCTTGCTCTCAGGCGGGCTGGAGTGGAGGTAGAGGTTTACGAGAAGCGCACGAAACTACAGCAGCAGGCCACCGGGTTTACCATCTGGTCATATGCAATCGGGCATCTCATGTCGCAGGGACTGGAGAAAGAAATGCTTGATTCGTTTGGGGCTGCGATTGAGAGGACGGAAATTCGTAACCAAGAAGGGAGGCTGATTGAGATGATGCCGGTGGGTGAAGTTTCACGTAAACTTGGCGCGCCCAGCTACGATATGCTCCGCGCCGGTTTGTTATCATCGCTTGTAAACCTTATCGGTGATGCTGGCACCGTGAAAATGGGCTCAGAATGCGTTGGCATCGAACAGGATGAAGGCACCGCTACGGCCGTACTGGCCGACGGTTCACACGCCACCGGTGACCTGGTTATCGGGGCTGACGGTATTCACTCGGTAGTGAGAACACACGTGTCCGGTAAAGCAAGGCTCAGCTACTCGGGTTACAGTGCTATTGTGGCGGTGATCCCTTTCAGACATCCTCTATTGCCCGATGGACATCATGTTGAAATTTGGGGCAGGGGTGCGAAGGCTGGGGTTGCCGACGTCGGAAACGGACAAATAAGGTGGTATTTAACCCATAAGTTTCCTGCCGGAAAAGACTTGTCTGCAAACAAGAAAGAAATTCTCGAACGCATCAAAGATTGGTATGAGCTTTTGATAGCGGCTGTTAATTCTACAGAGGACTCAGAGCTCGTTCATACCGAGGCTTGGGATTTAGAGCCTCTCAAGACCTGGGTCAAAGGCCGCGTTGTACTTCTGGGAGATGCAGCACACGCCACAACTCCATTTGCCGCTATGGGGGCTAACATCACCATAGAAGACTCTATAAGGCTGGCCGAGCTATTGACCTCGGAGTTAAGCCTCGATGATGCGCTCAAGGCTTTCCAAGAACACAGAAAGAAACGCACTGAGGATGTCGTAAAGAAGAGCAGAATGATGGCAAAGATCACGCAGGTACACAGCCCGATTCTTGCCTGGCTGCGGGACCAGGCGTTTCTGCACATGCCGCCCGAAAAAATGGAGCAAGTAGCGCGGGAGATGGCTTCCGGGGAAGGGTAA
- a CDS encoding aldo/keto reductase, with protein MSNNKKYVNHSTAFSPSRRGFIKFSLGLGALLVIPDISIAQDKKPIIKRRIPSTGEEIPAVGLGTARTFNLIPGESREPLKEVLRLFVEMGGTVVDTSPMYGTAESVIGDLASQLNIVDSLFIATKVWTTGKEAGIEQMENSMKLLHRKKIDLMQVHNLVDVMTQLETLRAWKKEGKIRYLGVTHSRVSAHPELEKIVEKENLDFVQLNYNIETRDAERRLLPLAAEKGTAVLINEPFEKGDLFGKVKGKALPPWAAEFDCTSWAQFFLKYIISNPAVTCVIPATSKPQHLKDNMQACYGRLPDEGMRRRMVEYMKEL; from the coding sequence ATGAGTAATAATAAAAAATATGTTAATCATTCGACGGCGTTTAGTCCGTCGCGAAGAGGTTTCATCAAGTTTTCACTCGGCTTAGGGGCTTTACTAGTTATACCGGATATCTCGATAGCGCAAGATAAGAAGCCCATAATCAAACGAAGGATTCCCAGCACGGGTGAGGAAATTCCGGCCGTAGGTTTGGGCACAGCCCGCACCTTTAATTTGATCCCGGGTGAGTCGCGTGAACCGTTAAAAGAAGTACTCCGGTTGTTCGTGGAGATGGGAGGCACGGTGGTGGATACTTCCCCAATGTATGGAACTGCCGAATCGGTAATAGGAGACCTTGCTTCCCAGTTGAACATCGTTGATTCTCTTTTCATAGCTACAAAGGTATGGACCACGGGAAAGGAAGCCGGAATCGAGCAGATGGAGAACTCTATGAAGCTACTTCATCGGAAAAAGATAGACCTGATGCAGGTTCACAACCTGGTAGATGTCATGACTCAGTTGGAAACGCTACGGGCATGGAAGAAAGAGGGAAAGATTCGCTATCTCGGCGTTACTCACTCCCGGGTCAGCGCACATCCTGAATTAGAAAAGATAGTAGAAAAAGAAAACCTCGATTTCGTACAGCTCAACTACAATATCGAGACCAGGGATGCAGAGAGGCGGCTACTCCCACTAGCAGCAGAAAAGGGAACGGCAGTGCTCATAAACGAGCCGTTTGAGAAGGGCGATCTCTTTGGAAAGGTCAAGGGTAAAGCACTGCCTCCCTGGGCGGCAGAGTTTGACTGCACTAGCTGGGCGCAGTTCTTCCTCAAATACATCATATCCAATCCGGCGGTTACCTGCGTAATTCCCGCCACCAGCAAACCGCAGCACCTTAAGGACAACATGCAGGCATGCTACGGCCGCCTTCCAGACGAGGGTATGAGAAGACGCATGGTGGAGTACATGAAGGAGTTATGA
- a CDS encoding SGNH/GDSL hydrolase family protein: MTWGFNPADGTRLPFDQRWPGILQLELGNSVRVVEESLMGRTTNWDSPFLPDRNGQKMLSTVLESHSPVDMFILMLGTNDLWKSFNFTSSEIVAGCLSLIWTVQRSKCGPRLGVPEILLISPPPLGKLSNFMGVFFEGRQGVSKELGKAYEEAAKFSGCHFLDSSKYVKVSKVDGVHLDAQEHKKLATAVIKVVSAIMEIGKK; encoded by the coding sequence ATAACCTGGGGATTTAACCCTGCTGATGGGACCAGGCTTCCCTTTGACCAGCGCTGGCCGGGGATTCTGCAACTGGAATTGGGAAATTCTGTACGGGTTGTGGAGGAATCCCTCATGGGAAGAACTACGAATTGGGATAGTCCTTTCCTTCCGGATAGGAACGGACAAAAGATGCTGAGCACGGTGCTCGAATCTCATTCGCCAGTCGATATGTTCATCCTTATGCTCGGGACTAATGATTTGTGGAAATCCTTCAATTTCACGTCGTCGGAAATAGTGGCCGGGTGTCTATCCCTTATTTGGACTGTCCAGAGAAGCAAGTGTGGGCCAAGACTGGGAGTGCCGGAAATACTCTTAATCTCTCCCCCACCGCTCGGAAAGTTGTCCAATTTTATGGGTGTATTTTTTGAGGGCAGGCAGGGAGTCTCAAAAGAATTGGGAAAGGCATACGAAGAGGCGGCTAAGTTTTCAGGATGTCATTTTCTAGATTCGTCTAAATATGTGAAAGTCAGCAAGGTTGACGGCGTTCATCTAGACGCACAGGAACATAAAAAACTGGCAACAGCGGTAATAAAGGTAGTATCCGCTATAATGGAAATAGGCAAGAAGTAA
- a CDS encoding Uma2 family endonuclease: MSVRVTKRQFNITEYYRMAEAGILSADDRVELIEGEIIKMTPIGSRHAGCVSRLNALLNRLLSETAIISVQNPLRLSNLSEPQPDIILLRPRNDFYSNAHPTPTDVLLIIEVSDTSLEYDRDIKIPLYATASISEVWLVNLIKDMIEIYREPQEGMYKEVRYFTRGETVSPLFDPELTLSVDSIIG, encoded by the coding sequence ATGTCAGTCCGGGTTACAAAACGTCAATTCAACATAACTGAGTATTACCGCATGGCTGAGGCCGGCATCCTATCCGCGGATGACCGAGTAGAGCTCATCGAAGGTGAAATCATAAAAATGACCCCGATTGGAAGCCGCCATGCCGGCTGCGTTAGTCGTTTAAATGCTTTACTCAATCGCCTTCTTAGTGAAACTGCTATAATAAGCGTCCAAAATCCACTACGTCTAAGCAACCTTTCAGAGCCTCAACCTGATATCATTTTGTTAAGACCACGCAATGATTTTTATTCTAACGCCCATCCGACACCCACCGATGTTTTGTTGATTATAGAGGTAAGTGATACATCTTTAGAGTACGACCGGGACATCAAAATACCTCTTTATGCAACGGCATCAATATCTGAGGTATGGCTGGTGAACTTGATTAAAGACATGATTGAAATTTATAGAGAGCCGCAGGAAGGTATGTACAAAGAGGTTCGTTACTTTACTCGTGGTGAAACCGTAAGCCCTTTGTTCGACCCAGAACTGACCCTAAGCGTTGATTCCATTATTGGTTAG
- a CDS encoding MFS transporter has protein sequence MVYYFFILNLLVFFLLFKSGLYGVWTARAFFIWLSVFNLFVVSVFWSFMADLFTNEQAKRLFGFIAAGGSAGAIAGPSLTAGLSTVLGPVNLILLSILLLFLSVVCIHLLLRWEGSVHTKGEESETQQNADNMRIGGSIFAGFTRVLRSPYLLGICLFVVLYTTLSTFLYFTQARIIESAFDEPAKRTTLFASMDLAVNALTIIGQVFITGKLATRLGLSATLMLIPALVTLGFVALGLFPVLSVLVIFQVIKRAGNFAITRPAREILFTVVPKEDKYKSKNFIDTVVYRAGDAASGWAFAGLVGMGLNLSSIAFIAVPISAIWMLTGLILGKKQDNILKEVKVEQEIISEKGMRGITDV, from the coding sequence GTGGTCTATTACTTTTTCATATTAAACCTGCTCGTCTTTTTCCTGCTTTTTAAAAGCGGTCTATACGGCGTATGGACGGCAAGGGCATTTTTCATCTGGCTTAGCGTCTTCAACCTCTTTGTTGTGTCTGTTTTCTGGAGTTTTATGGCAGACCTATTCACCAACGAACAGGCGAAGCGGCTATTCGGCTTTATCGCCGCGGGCGGAAGCGCTGGGGCCATTGCCGGGCCTTCGCTAACTGCAGGCTTGAGCACTGTCCTGGGACCGGTGAACCTTATTCTATTATCAATACTGTTACTTTTTCTTTCGGTGGTTTGCATACATCTACTTCTACGCTGGGAGGGTTCAGTTCATACAAAGGGTGAAGAGTCAGAAACTCAGCAAAATGCGGATAACATGCGCATCGGGGGCAGCATTTTTGCAGGATTCACCAGAGTGCTCCGCTCTCCTTACCTTCTGGGAATCTGCCTCTTTGTAGTCCTCTATACCACTCTTTCTACATTTCTCTATTTCACCCAGGCGAGAATCATCGAAAGCGCTTTTGACGAACCGGCTAAGCGAACCACCTTGTTTGCGTCGATGGACCTGGCCGTGAACGCGCTAACTATCATCGGCCAGGTATTTATCACCGGAAAGCTAGCCACAAGACTCGGTTTGTCGGCAACACTCATGCTCATACCGGCGCTGGTTACACTCGGTTTTGTGGCTCTCGGTCTTTTCCCGGTTCTTTCCGTTCTGGTGATATTTCAGGTCATAAAAAGGGCTGGAAACTTTGCCATCACCCGGCCTGCCCGGGAAATACTCTTTACCGTCGTACCCAAGGAGGATAAGTACAAGTCCAAGAATTTCATCGATACCGTCGTTTACCGAGCTGGAGATGCGGCTAGCGGCTGGGCGTTTGCTGGCCTTGTCGGTATGGGACTGAATCTCTCGTCAATCGCCTTCATCGCCGTGCCGATATCGGCGATATGGATGCTCACCGGTCTCATTCTGGGAAAGAAACAGGATAACATTTTGAAAGAAGTCAAAGTAGAACAGGAGATAATATCGGAAAAAGGTATGAGAGGGATCACTGATGTTTAA
- a CDS encoding M4 family metallopeptidase, whose translation MANDPSSNSDQLCKLLYNAAGDLSRAVAPDISNQGKLAGSWERTPAIHFLWVLILISFLSACQRSKDIWDITEPSVTPGWVTFKEEANVNPKTLFDDYAEIFQLTPGNKMVIVSEESDELGMVHYRYLQYYQEIPVENAEFMVHAKESRALKANGTLAMNFAPPETTPAISEEDALQIVMKLIPSERYFREDKLVEDLESADTKNEGQEYRPKGQLIFAQKPNTDSDEWVLAWMFKVYALPLDRSRQVYINASDGSVLKELPLFANCHAGSGDTTFRGNQQFNTKNTNNRFYLINDCNGNELKAVLLDNTDKAVDVFDDDNNWNGNNRSLVTSYWALDITYDYFRLVHGRNSYDNKNSNMTIRNNPNLKDKDGNLSPNNASGGGGVIDIGFGSTNSDNDDYNTVDIVGHEFTHSLIQTSAGLEYDANKESAALNESFSDIMGQLVERWEEQNQNPDWVIGDGKGCTGGAICRDLKNPKTYNQPDTYKGKYWQSTGTIDPHVNGNVQNRWFYLLTDGDTGTNSETNVQYSINGIGIQKSGKIAYRTLTRYLNSNSGYEDAREGSIRAAEDLYGVDSQEVGQVIKAWCAVGLCPYTQPKQPDRFDKKGGNPNPVSPDNNNALAGATPLGTNTLRGPILLVTDSLDWVIDGNEPPRMWLSSLNIFPFDDKDYFKITSPDVRNLLGACSIPSLAFSFTNNVNAKIYNGDAVVKTYTNASYFSTSISGIGPSSFTISVEPAFPGQILDYDMQISYFFSFDKDCGETEVRPEWELIKECIMCDYEILSERDRVILEPPYRAEFKAPVENYYFYYDGQSPLDINVEVMSGNKLEAKLIDDDGGVIDASDKIEETDAGNVLRLSGGQLREGVYSLRFNGFGNGTEVSIKLPGR comes from the coding sequence ATGGCCAATGACCCATCCAGCAATTCTGACCAGTTGTGCAAGCTCTTGTACAATGCAGCAGGCGATTTGTCCCGCGCCGTGGCCCCCGATATTTCAAATCAAGGTAAATTAGCAGGTTCTTGGGAAAGAACTCCCGCCATCCATTTTCTATGGGTTTTAATACTAATCTCTTTCCTATCTGCCTGTCAGCGGTCTAAAGACATTTGGGATATAACTGAACCGAGCGTTACTCCGGGCTGGGTTACGTTCAAGGAAGAGGCGAACGTCAACCCAAAGACTCTTTTTGATGACTATGCCGAAATCTTTCAACTCACTCCCGGTAATAAGATGGTTATTGTTTCCGAAGAAAGTGATGAATTGGGAATGGTTCACTATAGGTACCTGCAGTATTACCAGGAAATTCCTGTAGAGAATGCTGAGTTTATGGTTCACGCCAAAGAGAGCCGTGCGCTTAAAGCAAACGGCACCCTGGCCATGAATTTTGCTCCACCAGAAACCACACCGGCGATTTCAGAAGAGGACGCGCTACAAATAGTGATGAAGCTCATTCCGTCGGAAAGATACTTTCGTGAGGATAAACTGGTCGAAGACCTGGAAAGCGCCGACACAAAGAATGAAGGACAAGAATATCGCCCCAAGGGCCAGTTGATTTTTGCCCAGAAGCCAAATACCGATTCGGACGAATGGGTGCTGGCCTGGATGTTCAAGGTGTACGCACTTCCGTTAGACCGCTCCAGGCAAGTTTACATCAATGCCTCTGACGGCTCGGTGCTCAAGGAACTTCCCTTGTTTGCTAATTGCCACGCCGGCAGCGGAGACACGACTTTCAGGGGAAATCAGCAGTTTAATACCAAAAATACGAACAACCGTTTTTACCTTATCAATGACTGCAATGGAAACGAACTAAAGGCAGTTCTGCTGGATAATACGGATAAAGCCGTTGATGTATTTGACGATGATAACAACTGGAACGGCAATAATAGGTCGTTGGTTACCTCCTATTGGGCTTTGGATATCACCTATGATTATTTTCGGCTTGTGCATGGAAGAAACAGTTATGACAACAAGAATAGCAACATGACCATTCGCAACAACCCCAATCTGAAGGATAAAGACGGGAATCTGAGTCCAAACAATGCTTCGGGAGGCGGAGGCGTGATAGACATCGGCTTCGGCAGCACCAATAGCGACAACGATGATTACAATACCGTAGACATTGTAGGGCATGAGTTTACTCATAGCCTCATTCAGACATCCGCCGGGTTGGAATACGATGCTAACAAGGAATCGGCTGCGCTTAACGAATCCTTTTCCGATATCATGGGACAATTGGTCGAGCGCTGGGAAGAGCAAAATCAAAACCCCGACTGGGTCATCGGCGATGGCAAGGGCTGCACCGGAGGCGCTATTTGCCGGGATCTTAAAAACCCGAAGACCTATAATCAACCGGACACTTATAAGGGAAAATACTGGCAAAGCACGGGCACGATAGACCCGCACGTTAACGGCAATGTGCAGAATCGTTGGTTTTACTTGCTCACCGACGGCGACACCGGCACAAACAGTGAAACTAACGTCCAGTACTCGATCAACGGAATCGGCATTCAGAAATCTGGTAAGATAGCCTATAGGACTCTTACCAGATATCTCAACTCCAATTCAGGCTATGAAGACGCCCGTGAAGGCTCGATCCGCGCCGCCGAAGACCTTTACGGGGTAGATTCTCAAGAAGTAGGTCAGGTAATTAAAGCCTGGTGTGCAGTAGGGCTTTGTCCATACACACAACCCAAACAACCCGACCGGTTTGATAAAAAAGGCGGAAACCCTAACCCCGTATCTCCGGATAACAACAACGCCCTGGCAGGAGCAACCCCGCTTGGCACGAATACTTTGCGGGGACCGATCTTGCTGGTCACGGATAGTTTGGATTGGGTAATCGATGGGAATGAGCCGCCGAGAATGTGGCTATCCAGTCTGAACATATTTCCTTTTGATGACAAAGATTATTTTAAGATAACCTCCCCGGACGTCCGAAATCTATTGGGCGCGTGCTCCATCCCTAGCCTGGCATTTAGTTTCACCAACAATGTTAACGCAAAAATTTACAACGGAGATGCCGTCGTAAAAACTTATACCAATGCCTCCTATTTCAGCACTTCAATCTCCGGTATAGGTCCGAGCAGTTTTACAATTTCCGTCGAGCCCGCTTTTCCTGGTCAAATTCTGGACTACGACATGCAAATCTCGTACTTTTTTTCGTTTGACAAAGACTGTGGTGAAACCGAAGTGAGGCCGGAATGGGAACTGATAAAAGAGTGCATCATGTGCGATTATGAAATATTATCGGAGCGAGACCGGGTTATTCTAGAACCGCCCTACCGGGCCGAATTTAAAGCGCCGGTGGAGAATTACTACTTTTATTACGATGGCCAATCTCCTCTCGACATTAACGTGGAGGTTATGAGCGGCAATAAGCTCGAGGCTAAGTTGATTGATGATGATGGGGGTGTGATTGATGCTTCCGACAAGATTGAAGAAACTGATGCCGGGAATGTCTTGCGCTTAAGCGGCGGTCAACTGAGGGAAGGGGTATATTCTCTTCGCTTCAACGGGTTCGGGAACGGCACGGAAGTATCCATAAAATTACCCGGCCGGTGA
- a CDS encoding HigA family addiction module antitoxin produces the protein MRKREIEPIHPGQILLEEFLKPLGISQYRLAKDINVDSRRVNAIVNGERAITADTALRLSRYFGTSERFWLNLQAHYDLEVQKRELGDRLEKEVKAHSRTG, from the coding sequence ATGAGAAAAAGAGAAATAGAACCAATCCATCCTGGTCAAATTTTATTGGAAGAATTTCTTAAACCCCTGGGTATCAGTCAGTATCGTTTGGCTAAAGATATCAATGTAGATTCGAGGCGGGTTAATGCAATAGTGAATGGCGAGCGGGCCATTACGGCGGACACGGCTCTGAGGCTATCTCGTTACTTCGGGACATCTGAACGCTTTTGGCTGAATTTGCAGGCTCACTATGATCTGGAAGTGCAGAAGAGAGAGCTGGGTGATAGACTTGAGAAAGAAGTTAAAGCTCACTCCAGGACCGGCTGA
- a CDS encoding type II toxin-antitoxin system RelE/ParE family toxin, translating to MIRHFADSDTEKLFQGLRPRKLPTQVLRAALRKLLILNAAESLEDLRIIPGNRLEKLKGDRKGQYSIRINDQWRICFKWRGGDAYAVEIADYHS from the coding sequence GTGATAAGGCATTTTGCCGATTCCGATACTGAGAAACTATTTCAAGGACTAAGGCCAAGGAAGCTACCAACTCAGGTTTTGCGAGCTGCCTTGCGAAAGCTTCTTATTTTGAATGCGGCTGAGTCACTGGAAGATCTAAGAATCATACCGGGGAATAGGCTTGAGAAACTGAAGGGAGATCGTAAAGGACAATACAGTATCCGAATCAACGATCAATGGAGAATTTGTTTCAAGTGGCGGGGTGGCGATGCGTATGCAGTTGAAATCGCAGATTATCACTCCTGA
- a CDS encoding BrnT family toxin: MSNIRFDWDENKNVANKRKHKVSFEEAKSVFYDEHARLIADPDHSQAEDRFILLGLSYELRVLVIVHTYRESEETIRFISARKATKKETKLYERRK; this comes from the coding sequence ATGAGTAATATACGATTCGATTGGGATGAGAATAAAAATGTCGCTAATAAGAGAAAGCACAAAGTCTCTTTTGAGGAAGCAAAGAGTGTTTTTTACGATGAACACGCTCGACTTATTGCCGACCCGGATCATTCCCAAGCTGAAGATCGCTTTATATTACTCGGCCTGAGCTATGAGCTTCGAGTGTTAGTTATCGTTCACACCTACAGGGAGAGCGAGGAGACAATACGATTTATATCGGCAAGAAAGGCAACTAAAAAGGAAACAAAGTTATACGAAAGGAGAAAATAA